DNA from Chitinophaga pendula:
ACACACATACTCGTTCTCTGCATGCATCATATCGCCGCAGATGGCTGGTCACTGTCCGTCATGATCAAAGAACTGCTCGATCTCTACAACACCTATGATACACAGGGTACCTCCTCACTGACGCCGCTGCCCGTGCAATATGCCGACTTCGCCATCTGGCAACGGCAACAGCTATCCGGAGAAAGAGGAGCAAAGCAACTGGCCTACTGGAAACAACAACTGGCCGATGTGTCCGTACTACAACTACCGTCAGATTACGAACGGCCGGCACTCTCCAGCACCCGGGGCGACCTCGTCTCCTTTCATATCGGTGCCGCGCTCACAGCACAACTGCATACATTGGCCCACCAGCAGGATTGTACCTTGTACATGCTGCTGCTGGCCGCATTCAAAGTATTACTGTATCGCTACAGCGGACAGGAAGATATCACCGTCGGTAGCGGTATCGCCGGCAGAATGCAGGCAGAAACAGAAACGTTGATAGGGTTTTTCGTCAACACCCTCGTCATGCGTAGCCAGGTGCAGGGAGAGCTGCCCTTCAGCGACTTCCTGGCCCGCGTACGTACCACCACCCTCGATGCATACGAACACCAGGAAGTGCCGTTTGAGAAGATAGTAGAGGCCGTCGCCGGCGTCCGCGATACCGGCAGAAACCCCCTATTCCGCGTGATGTTCACATTGCAGAACGTCCCCGCCATACCGGCCTTGCAACTCGGAGAGGTGACCCTCAAAAGCACCCCCATCCCGCATACGACCAGCTTGTTCGATCTGTTCTGGTCCATCAGCGAACATAACGACGACACCGCCATAGCAATAGAATACAGCACCGACCTGTTCACCGAACGTACCATCCGCAACATGATGGCACACTACATCACATTGCTGCAACACATCGTACAGCATCCCATGGCACGTATCTTTACGCTGGAGCTCCTGGACAAAACACAACAACAACAGATCATCACGGTTTTCAACAATACCACCGCACCATATCCCGATATGTCATCTATTGTGGCACTATGGGAAGAACAGGTACAGCGTACTCCCGATGCCGTTGCCTTGGTATTCCAGGAACAGTCATTAACCTACCGCGTGCTGGAAGAACAGTCAACTGTACTCGCCCGATACCTGGTACAAAATGGCGTACAACAGCGCCATCTCGTACCGCTATGCGTAGATCGCTCCCCTTCACTGATAGTCAGCATACTGGCTATCCTAAAAGCAGGCGCAGCATACGTACCCGTCGATCCGGGTTATCCTGTTCAACGCATCCGCCACATCCTGGAAGATACCACCGCTCCGCTTGTGCTCACCAGTCACACTAACGTGGATATACTACATGCCGCAGCGCCGGACCTCCGGCGCTTGCTGGTCGATGAGCCGCACATAGCAGATAGCCCCCTGCCGCCCCTTCCCATAACAGAAGATATCGCATACGTAATGTATACCTCCGGCTCCACCGGCACTCCCAAAGGAGTACTGGTATCCCATCGCAACGTAGTAAGCCTGGTGAAAGCAGCATCCTTCACAGCACTCACCCCACAACAGGTAGTGCTCTCCACCGGCGCCGTATCCTTTGATGCCACCACCTTCGAATATTGGGGCGCATTGCTCAACGGTGGCACACTCGTCATCTGCCCGGAAAAACACCTGCTCGACAACTCCTTACTAAGACACGAGATCAGCCGCAATAACATCAATACCATGTGGATCACCGCCAGCTGGTTCAACCAACTGGTAGATGATGACATACATATCTTCCGTGGCCTCACCGACATACTGGTAGGAGGGGAGCAGCTATCCACAACACATGTACAGCAATTCCTGTCCGCCTACCCGGACATACGCCTCACTAACGGATACGGACCCACAGAAAATACCACCTTCTCCACCTCCTGGCACATTCGCCATGTTACCCCTGGTAAGAGCATACCCATAGGCCGTCCCTTACACAATAGGCAGGCATATGTACTCGATCAGCAACAACAGCTATGTCCCGTAGGTATCACCGGCGAATTATATGTAGGAGGTGCAGGTGTAGCAAAAGGATATCTCAACCAACCTGCTCTCACCGCAGAAAAATTTATACAACATCCCCAACTGGGCCGGCTCTATCGCACAGGCGACAAAACACGCTGGCTACCCGATGGCTCCCTCGAATTCCTGGGAAGGATAGATGAACAGGTCAAAATAAGAGGATACCGCATAGAACCGGGAGAAATAGAAACCGCCTTACAAACACTCAGCGAAGTAGCCAACGCCTGCGTAGTAGTCAAACAAGCTACACCGGCCGACAAAAAACTGGCGGCTTACTACGTACCGGCCCCGGCAGCATTGGCAGCAAAAGAAGAACAACTATACCAACACCAGGTAGCCAACTGGCAGGAACTATATAAAGCAGCATTCACGAAAAATGAAACCACAACTGCCGCCGATCCCGAATTCGATATCACCGGCTGGAACGATAGCTTCACCGGCAATCCCATCCCGGCAGATCAAATGCGCGAATGGCTGCAGGATATCACCTCCACGATCCTGTCACTACAGCCGCGCAACGTCATGGAGATAGGCTGCGGCACCGGATTGATCTACTTCCAGCTCGCCAGCCACATCGACCGGTATATCGGGGCCGACTTCTCTCCGGTATCTACCGCACAGCTGCAACAACACATCGACAAAAAACAACGCAACTATCCCCATACCACCCTACAGGTACGCCCCGCCCATGAAGTGACACGAGAAGATAACGGGACCATAGACCTGGTGATCCTCAATTCCATCATACAGTATTTCCCTGGCAGCAAATACCTCGCAAAAGTCATCAGCAACAGCATCCGCATGCTGAAAGGAAAAGGACATATCGTGATCGGAGATGTACGCGACCTTCGCCTGCTCTCCGCCTTCAAACGCCGCCTGGCAATACAGCAACTGCCAGCACACACTGCCGTAAAAGACTTTGTATGGCAGACAGACCAGGACGTACTGAAAGAAGAAGAACTCTGCCTGTCACCGGCATTTTTCTACCAACTGCAACATATACATCCTGAGATCAGCCATGTAGCCATCCACTGGAAACAGGCCAGCAATCACAACGAACTGAGCTTGTATCGATACACCGTAGTGTTGTACATAGGAGAGGCCCCCGGTATCTTGTCGCCGGAATGGCAGCAATGGCAGGGCGCAGATAGTTTCATACAAGCACAGGCACAGCTACAGGCACAACAGCCACTCATCGCCTGGAAAGGAGTGCCTAACCCGCGCCTGTGGAAAGAACGCCGGCTGCAAACCTCCTTGCTGGATAAAAAAGTACAACAGCTGCGCGACCTGACAACAGCCGTCAATACACAGGACGAAGAAAGTATGCGCATCACACAACTACTGAAATACGTCACAGATCAGGGCTATCAATATCGCTTCCTCGTAGCAGCCGACCCGCTGGAAGTAGATCTCCTGATCGAAAAAGTACCTTACCCCGGTGCCATTCAGCCGGCCAGCATACCTGCACTAACAGGAAGTATCGCCAATAATCCCCTCTTCTCCGACAGCAACGGCATACTGGAACAAGATATCCGCCAACAGCTGTCCGCAAGACTGCCGGAATATATGGTACCGGCCACATTTACCGCCGTAGCATACATCCCGCTTACCAACAACGGAAAGGCAGATCGCCGATTCCTGACCCAATGGCAGGATGTCCACGGAAGACAACATACTGCATATAAAGCGCCGGCAACACCGCTGGAAACACAACTGGCAGCCATATGGCAAAGACTCCTGGGCATACAACAAATCAGCATACAAGATAATTTCTTCGCCCTCGGCGGACATTCACTACTCGCCACCCGCGTCGTAGCCGCCGTCAGAAAAGAATGCGCCCTGGAACTCACCGTCAAAGACTTCTTCGTATACCCAACCATCCAACAGCTGGCAGCATACCTCGAAGGCCATCACGGAAATGCAGCACTTCCTGCTATCACCATCGCCGAACGCCCACCGCAAATACCGCTCTCATTCGGACAAGAACGCCTCTGGTTCATCGATCGCCTTCAGGGTAGCATACAATATCACATGCCTTCCATACTCCGATTGGAAGGAAAACTACACCTCCCCGCACTCACAGCCGCATTGCAGACCATCGTCAACAGGCATGAAGCACTACGTACCATCATCAAAGTGAATGATACCACCGGCGAAGGTTATCAGTATATCCTCGACAAAGATGCCTGGCAACTCCGGCACATCACCACACCACCTCCGGCAGCAGACACCGATGCACTGCACACATATATCGCCTCGCTGATCGCACAGCCATTCCAGCTCTCCGCCGATCATATGTTACGCGCACACCTGCTCTCCTGGAATGAGACAACTCATATGCTCGTTCTGACCATCCACCACATCTCCTCCGATGGCTGGTCCATTGGCAACCTCGTACATGAACTCACCGTATTGTATCATGCATATGCCACCGGCAACGAAAACCCGCTGAAACCACTGCCACTCCAATACGCAGATTATGCCCTCTGGCAGCGTAAATATGTAAGCGATGAACTGCTGCGTACACAACTGACTTACTGGAAACAGCAACTCGATGGCATAGAAGACCTGCAACTTCCCACCGACTTCGAACGCCCGGCCATACAAAGCATAAAAGGCGCCGCCGCCTCCTGCCTCATAGATGCCCCCCTGACAGCACAGCTGCAAACATTGTCACAACAACAGGGCACTACCTTGTACATGACCTTACTGGCTGCATTTAAGATACTCCTGCATCGCTACAGTGGCCAGGAAGATATCGCTGTAGGTAGCGGTGTAGCAGGTCGTACACAGGAAGAAACAGAAGACATGATAGGCTTTTTCGTTAATACCCTGGTCATGCGCAGCCGCCTGCACGCACATCGCTCTTTTACCGATTTCCTCCAGCAGGTCAAAACAACGGCCCTCAACGCTTTCATGCACCAGGATGTGCCTTTCGAAAAAGTGGTGGAAACCGTCGGCGGCCAACGCGATCTCAGCCGAAACCCCCTGTTTCAGGTAGTCTTCCTCCTGCAAAACACTCCGCCAGCACCGGCAACAGACCTCGCAGGAGTAACACTCTCAGAAGAACGATCCCGCCACCAGACCAGCTTGTTCGATATCAGCTGCTTCGTCACACCCAAAGGAGCCGCTTTACAGATAGATGTGGAATACTGCACCGACCTGTTCAACGCAACAACCATCCAAAGATGGATGACAGCTTATCAACACCTGCTACAAGCCATAGTAACCGTGCCACACCAGGAAATAGGTGCCCTGCGTATGCTCGGCACCGTAGAACAGACACAACTGCTGCAATTCAATAAGATAAAACCATACCCGGCCGTCCAACAGGGACATACCATCGTGGAGCGTTTCCTCCGGCAGGTACAACAAACACCTGACAGCGATGCCGTACGCTTCGATGATCAGGTACTTACCTATCAGCAACTGGACGAACAGTCCGATCAGGTCGCACAGGCCCTCCTGCATGCAGGCGTCACACCAGACACACTCGTGCCGGTGCTCATCGATCGCTCCCCTCAACTGATCGTCGCCATCATCGGTATATTGAAAGCCGGCGCCGCCTTCGTACCAGTCGATACTACCTATCCGGCAGAACGGATCGCCTTTATATTGGAAGATACCGCCGCGCAGTACATACTCACCGATCAGCAGCAGCAGCCAGTCACAGCTGCCCATCCCCAAGCCAGGTACATCACGATAGAAGATACCAGGACAATGCCGCTGACGAAACCAACATACCGCGTCTCCCCGCAGCAACTGGCCTACCTGATCTATACATCCGGCTCCACCGGCAAGCCCAAAGGCGTGATGATCGAACATGCCGGCGTAGTGAACCTCGCCCTCAGTATGCAGGATACATTACGACTGCAACCAGGCATGCGTACCTTACAGTTCGCTTCCATAGGCTTCGATGCCGCCTGCTTCGAAATATTCAATACCCTCCTCAGCGGTGGCACATTGATAATGGCAGACAAAGACACCTTACTATCCGGTGCCTCCCTGGAAGCATTGCTGGTAACACAACAGGTCACATTGGCCGTACTGCCGCCTTCCTATCTGCAGGCCATGAAAGACACATTGGGTGGATTGCAAACCATCGTATCCGCAGGTGAACCGCTCCCCCGCAGCCTGGCCAATTACATCCGGGATAAAGGCATACGCCTCATTAACGCGTATGGCCCCACGGAAGGAACCGTCTGCGCCTCCCTCACCGATACACCGGTAACCGCCGATGGCGCCGTAGTAATAGGTACCCCCGTAGCCAACGTCCCCCTGTACGTCCTGGATACCGCCCACAACCTGGTGCCGCTGGGTGGAGTAGGAGAACTGTGCATCGGTGGCATACAGGTCGCCCGCGGATACCTCAACAGACCAGACCTCACCGCAGATCGCTTTATCAACAACCCCTTCGGCAATCACGGCGACCGGCTGTATAAAACAGGCGACCTCGTACGCTGGCGCGAAGATGGTAATCTCATATACCTGGGCAGAAAAGATGAACAGGTAAAAATAAGAGGACATCGGGTAGAACTGGGAGAGATCGAACATGCAGTCAGCAATATCGAACAGGTAGCCGCCTGCTGCGTAGTACGCAAACAACAGGATGTCCACAGCCGCCTCGTATGTTACTTTGTAGCCGAACAACATCTCACAACAACAGTAGCAGCCCTCGAAGATACCCTGCGGACACGCTTGCTGACACAACTGCCCGAATACATGGTGCCGGCAGACTTTATCGCCTTGTCATCCTTGCCCGTCACCAGCAGCGGTAAAATAGATCGTAAACAACTACAACAGCTGGAAGATACCTCCCGCCGCTCCGCCGGCCATTACCAGGTGCCTTCTACCGTCGTAGAACGCCACCTCGCCACCATCTGGCAGGAACTACTGGGCATACCGCGCATAGGCGTCGACGATAACTTCTTCGAACTAGGAGGTGACTCCATCATCACCATCCAGGTCGTAAACCGCGCCAAACACTACGGATACGTCCTGCAACCCCGCCAGCTGTTCACCCACCAGACCATCGCCGCCCTCGCCGCACTACTGGAAGAACAACAATACCACCTCGTACAGGGAGAACAAGGCATCCTCACCGGCACCGCCGGCCTGCTGCCCGTACAGCAATGGTACCTCGAAGATGATAGCAACGCCTCCGATCACTTCATCCAAAACGTACCCGTCGAGATCAATAAAGCCATCACCCCGGAAATATTACAAACTGCCATCAACGCATTGACGAACTACCACGATAGCCTACGATTCGCCTACCGCCGCATAAAGGGGCAATGGCAACAAACATATGGCACTGACAATGGTAGGGTAGTAGTGACAGACCTCCGGGACACGCCTGCCGCTGATCTCCCCCAGGCAATAACTACACACGAAGATGCCTGCAAACATAGCCTGCATATGCAGGAAGGACAGCTGGTATGTGCCGCACTGTCCCTCATGCCCGACACCGTAGCGTCCAATAGGTTACTGCTCATCATCCATCACCTGGGAATAGATGTCGTGTCCTGGAGGATCATACTCGATGACCTCGATCGCATCTTACAGGCACTGCAGTCCCATCAGGTCATCACCTTCCCGCCCAAAGGCAGCTCATACCGCGAATGGTATCAAACATTGGAACAATATGGTCAAAGCGCCCGCCTCCTGTCGCAACGCCCGTACTGGTACCAGGCCATGCAGCAATACACCCCGCTATACGTAGACAAACAACACGACGGACTGGTGAAGATCAGCGACATGACCGCCCATCGCGTAAAACTGGACGTTACCCTCACCAGGCAACTACTCCAGGAACTGTCGCCAGCCTATCAGACAGATGCAAAAGATATCCTCCTGACGGCCCTCGCTCTCACCCTCAGCGAATGGATGCAGACAACTAAAGTATCCGTCGGCTTCGAAAAACATGGCCGCGAAGATCTCGATACCGCAATAGATATCAGCCACACCACCGGCTGGTTCACCACCTTGTCACCCGTCCTCCTTGATACCAGCACCGCCGCAGACAAAGGCTCCTTGATCACCAGCATCAAAACCAGCTTGCAACAGGTCCCCGACAAAGGCATCGGATTCGGCGTACTGAAGTACATCAACAAAGACCAGGCCCTGCAAGGCAAAGACCCCTGGGATGTCATCTTCAACTTCCATGGACAGACCGACAACATAAGCAGTCACCACCAATGGATCACCCTCACCGATAATACATCAGAACTTAACCTGATAGGCGACTATACCATGCGTTTCCTGCTCTTCGTAGATAGCGCAGTAGCAGATAATGAACTGCTCGTAGACTGGCTGTATAGCACCCATCACTATAACGCAGCAACGATCGCCGCACTCGGAGAGGCGTATATCCGCCATCTGCATGAACTGATCGCACATTGCTTGAAAAGGATCAGCGAAAGACAACAACTGTTCCTCGCCTGATCCATGCTTGTTTAACTAAATAGTATCAATCGTATGATAACAAAAACATTGATGGACCTGCTGAGCGCCCCGCATGTCGATATTCAGGTTACCGGCAACATCATCCACGTAACGGGCAACAGCGCCGACCTCCTGCCGGAGATCAGAGAACAGATACAATTACAGAAACAGGCACTCCTCAGCCACTACCAGGCTGCTGCGGGTATCGCCACCGCAGGTACAGAAGAGGCAATCGTCCGGTTTGATATAAAGGATACCATAACACCCGCCGCTCGACATCTCGACTTCAGCCTCTTTTATTTTGGCAATGCAGATGCCTACGACGACGTAAAAGAAAAATATAAACTACTGATAGAGGGAGCCCGATTTGGTGACAAAAATGGCTTTACCGCCGTATGGACACCAGAGCGACATTTCAATGAATTCGCCGGTCTGTACCCCAGTCCGGCAGTCGCCGGCGCCGCCATCGCTGCCTCCACCTCCCGCATCGGCATACGCGCTGGAAGCGTCGTACTCCCCCTGCACAACCCCATCAGAGTAGCAGAAGAATGGTCCGTAATAGACAATCTCTCCGGAGGCAGAGCAGGCATCGCCTGCGCCTCCGGATGGCAAGCCAATGATTTCGTGCTCGCTCCCGATCACTACACGGAAAGACATGCCGTCATGTATAAACACATCGAACAAATACAACACCTCTGGAAAGGAGGTGCCATCACCTTGAAAGATGGCAACGGACAACAGAAAGATACCCGCATCTTCCCACGTCCCCTGCAAATACAATTACCCATGTGGATCACCTCCAATGGTAACCTCGATACCTTCCGCGCCGCCGGTCGCCTCGGCCTCAATATCCTCACCAACTTCTGGGGTAGCTCGCCAGACGAACTGGGCGAAAAGATCAACGTATACCGGCAAGCCCGGCGCCAGCATGGACACTCGGAAGGAGAGGGCAAAGTAACACTCATGCTGCATACCTACGTAGCCCCCACCAGGGAAGATGCCTACGAAAAAACCCGTACCCCCCTCATCAACTACCTCCGTTCCTCCTTCGGCCTGTTCCGGCACTTTGTCGCCAGCAATGGCAACAATCCCGAAATACAGCGCTTCAGCGAACAAGAGATCGAAAATATGTTGGACTATTCTTTCTATCGGTATGTGTCCGGCTCCAGCCTGGTCGGCGCACCGCAAGATGTAGAACAGGTGCTTATCAGGTTCAGCAGCCTGGGAGTAGACGAGATCGCCTGCCTCATAGATTTCGGACTGGAATATGAAGACATCATGAAAGGATTGCAACGGCTCACCGCCGTCAAAGACAACTACCAGGCAATGGTCAGCACCGCCACACAGTCAGCCCCATCGACCGACCTCCCGCTGGAAGTTGCGGGTTTCTGATCACCCTAAAGCCGCTGCTCCAGCCGGATCGTAACCGTATCACCGTTGTTGCTATAAAGCATACAACGCCAGCGCAATAAAAGCACCGGATAAGGTGTTGAAGAAATTGACCATATTGTTACCGATAATACCTCGCCGCTCTAGGGAGGCGCCGAGTAAAGAATCTACCAGGTTACCCAGCACGCCTCCGGCAAACACATACCATGCACTGCCATCTGGTACTACCGTCATCGCATACACGACCGCAATGACCGCTGCCCCACCGGCTCCGAGCAAAGTACCTTCCAGGCTCACCACACCGTCCAGCCCACGCGCCTCCTTTCTGAAAGTTAAAATGTTATAATGCCGCTTACCATACACAACACCCAGCTCCGACGATAGCGTATCCGCTGTAGCCGCCGCAAGACTGGCCGCCATCATCATCAGGGATGGCGCCTTCAGGTCCGGGTGCAGAAATGCCAGCACAGAGATCGCCGACGCCACCCCACCATTAGCCAGCACCTGCCCGCTACGCCGTATCTCAGGATGCGCATCTGACTGCTCCTGCAATGCCTTCTCTGCCTTCCGGTGACCGGTAGCCAGCGTTGCCAGTACAAAAAATACCGCCAGGAATAACAACCCGGGCAAACCACCGCCCAGGTAAATACAGATGCCCGTCAGCCATGCCATCATCCCAGCCGCAAAGGTCAACTTGCGCTTCCGGATACAAATGGCCGCCACAGCCAGTAAAACAAAGGGTACTATTAATGCAAGAACAGATGACGACATGCCCAAAACTACCTTAATTATTTGATCATTACCCGCGCATCTCCTTCGGAAAACGATCACCTACCAACCCCAGCTCAATGCCGTGCTCAAGGTAAGCCTTCAGTCCCGACAATACCAGCGTAAACCCCTCCGTTAGATCCCGCACCTTCGCTACCAACTCCTCGTCAGCAGGAATACCGGTATTGACGATGTTCACAAACGTCGCATCCGGCCCTAATTCCTCAAACGTCCACTCCACCATCCCACTACCTTCCCATTCCAGGAAGATACGCTCGTTCTCCACAATCTCCTCCACCCGTACCGGCGTACTCACATGATACATCTCCCAGGTCCACACCACCTCCGCACCCGCTGCCAGCTTACCCGTACTTTGGGTAAACCAGAAACGGGTCGTCTCCGCCGGGTCAATAAATGCATTGAAAACAACAGCCACCGGCCGGCGTATCAGCATAGCTGCGCCGGCATAAGGTTGATTACCTGTCTGAGTCATGATGATCCATTTTATAATGAATAAATAGAGAATGATACATCGCTACTCCAACGTTAGCAACACCTCAAATGGATGACCCGCCAATCCCAGCAACTCACAGAAGGCCGCTTCCGTATTCCTTCCCTGCACTTTCAACGCCACCACCTGCTCCCGGAAGCCTTCCCCTCGCTCCTGCAATACCCGGTACTCAATCAGCATATGCCGGTAACCATACTGCTCCTTCGCAGGGATGGGCTGCCCGAATATCTCCACCGGCACACCTTCCGCCTCAAAATTCGCAATCACCGCCAACAAACCGTTCAATACCCCCTCCCGTAACCGGAACAAGGGATAATCCCCAAACAACGTCTGTAAGTGTACACGAAAAGCTATTGCATCCTTATAACAACAACTAATGTCAATATCACTGTCGGCAATAGCTACACGAATGGGAATACTACCGATCAATATAGGCCCATATTCACCTAATACCTCCAGCAACCGGTGCCGGGTCACAATCGCATATACCTGCTGCTGTAAAGGGGTACCTGCCTGTAAATAAGAAATATCCGTAAAGTCAAAGGCTGGGTTCATGCCATAAACTTACCGTTTTTCCTTAAGGTTTAGTCTTGTCAATGATCTCCTGCCAGATAAGCCGGGCGATCTGTTCCTGCTCTACCGTGCGCAACCGCTCCTCCAATACTACCTGCCCGTTCTCATTGTATTGCAGGGTGTCCGGCAAAAAGTCAAGTGGCTTCTCTTCCGCAGTAGATACACGATAAGTGGTATGTTGCGCTTCATGATCAATATCCACATGAAAACGATAAGGCTTATCATCGATATATACCGTAATAGTGGTTGTCTCCATAATTGTTGATTATATAGGTGCTTCAAATGACTGCATCACTGCGTCGCCGATAGCGGCAATCAGCTTTTTATCTTTTATCAGGTCCAT
Protein-coding regions in this window:
- a CDS encoding MupA/Atu3671 family FMN-dependent luciferase-like monooxygenase, whose protein sequence is MITKTLMDLLSAPHVDIQVTGNIIHVTGNSADLLPEIREQIQLQKQALLSHYQAAAGIATAGTEEAIVRFDIKDTITPAARHLDFSLFYFGNADAYDDVKEKYKLLIEGARFGDKNGFTAVWTPERHFNEFAGLYPSPAVAGAAIAASTSRIGIRAGSVVLPLHNPIRVAEEWSVIDNLSGGRAGIACASGWQANDFVLAPDHYTERHAVMYKHIEQIQHLWKGGAITLKDGNGQQKDTRIFPRPLQIQLPMWITSNGNLDTFRAAGRLGLNILTNFWGSSPDELGEKINVYRQARRQHGHSEGEGKVTLMLHTYVAPTREDAYEKTRTPLINYLRSSFGLFRHFVASNGNNPEIQRFSEQEIENMLDYSFYRYVSGSSLVGAPQDVEQVLIRFSSLGVDEIACLIDFGLEYEDIMKGLQRLTAVKDNYQAMVSTATQSAPSTDLPLEVAGF
- a CDS encoding DUF92 domain-containing protein, coding for MSSSVLALIVPFVLLAVAAICIRKRKLTFAAGMMAWLTGICIYLGGGLPGLLFLAVFFVLATLATGHRKAEKALQEQSDAHPEIRRSGQVLANGGVASAISVLAFLHPDLKAPSLMMMAASLAAATADTLSSELGVVYGKRHYNILTFRKEARGLDGVVSLEGTLLGAGGAAVIAVVYAMTVVPDGSAWYVFAGGVLGNLVDSLLGASLERRGIIGNNMVNFFNTLSGAFIALALYAL
- a CDS encoding SRPBCC family protein, producing the protein MTQTGNQPYAGAAMLIRRPVAVVFNAFIDPAETTRFWFTQSTGKLAAGAEVVWTWEMYHVSTPVRVEEIVENERIFLEWEGSGMVEWTFEELGPDATFVNIVNTGIPADEELVAKVRDLTEGFTLVLSGLKAYLEHGIELGLVGDRFPKEMRG
- a CDS encoding DUF4269 domain-containing protein, whose amino-acid sequence is MNPAFDFTDISYLQAGTPLQQQVYAIVTRHRLLEVLGEYGPILIGSIPIRVAIADSDIDISCCYKDAIAFRVHLQTLFGDYPLFRLREGVLNGLLAVIANFEAEGVPVEIFGQPIPAKEQYGYRHMLIEYRVLQERGEGFREQVVALKVQGRNTEAAFCELLGLAGHPFEVLLTLE